The Pseudomonas parafulva genome includes a window with the following:
- a CDS encoding class II 3-deoxy-7-phosphoheptulonate synthase, with translation MTQTWSPDSWRALPIQQQPVYPDTAHLHKVEQTLASYPPLVFAGEARELRRQFAEVTEGRAFLLQGGDCAESFAEFSAAKIRDTFKVLLQMAIVMTFAAGCPVVKVGRMAGQFAKPRSAGDETLGGVTLPAYRGDIVNGIGFDAKSRIPDPERLLQAYHQSTASLNLLRAFAQGGFADLHQVHKWNLDFIANSALADKYHQLANRIDETLAFMRACGLDSAPQLRETSFFTAHEALLLNYEQAFVRQDSLTGDYYDCSAHMLWIGDRTRQLDGAHVEFLRGVHNPIGVKVGPSMDPEALIRLIDILNPGNDPGRLNLIVRMGAGKVGDHLPGLIRTVEREGRKVLWSSDPMHGNTIKASSGYKTRDFAQILDEVKQFFQVHQAEGSHAGGIHIEMTGQNVTECIGGARPITEDALSDRYHTHCDPRMNADQSLELAFLIAETLKQVRR, from the coding sequence ATGACCCAAACGTGGAGCCCTGACAGCTGGCGTGCCCTGCCGATCCAGCAACAACCCGTCTACCCTGACACTGCGCACCTGCACAAGGTCGAGCAAACCCTGGCCAGTTACCCGCCGTTGGTGTTCGCTGGCGAAGCCCGCGAGTTGCGACGCCAGTTCGCCGAGGTGACCGAAGGCCGGGCGTTTCTCCTGCAAGGTGGCGACTGTGCCGAGAGCTTCGCGGAATTTTCCGCGGCCAAGATTCGCGACACCTTCAAGGTGCTGCTGCAAATGGCCATCGTCATGACCTTTGCCGCCGGTTGCCCCGTGGTCAAGGTAGGGCGCATGGCCGGGCAATTCGCCAAGCCTCGCTCGGCCGGTGATGAGACCCTGGGGGGCGTTACCCTGCCCGCCTACCGCGGCGACATCGTCAATGGTATCGGCTTCGATGCCAAGAGCCGCATCCCCGACCCAGAGCGCTTGCTGCAGGCCTACCACCAGTCCACGGCCAGCCTGAACCTGTTGCGCGCCTTTGCCCAAGGCGGCTTTGCCGACCTGCACCAGGTGCACAAGTGGAACCTGGACTTCATCGCCAATTCGGCGCTGGCCGACAAATACCACCAGTTGGCCAACCGCATCGACGAAACCCTGGCGTTCATGCGCGCCTGTGGCCTGGACAGCGCACCCCAGCTGCGTGAGACCAGCTTCTTCACGGCCCACGAAGCCCTGCTGCTGAACTACGAACAGGCCTTCGTGCGCCAGGACAGCCTGACCGGCGACTACTACGACTGCTCCGCGCACATGCTCTGGATCGGCGATCGCACCCGCCAGCTCGATGGCGCACACGTGGAGTTCTTGCGTGGGGTGCACAACCCGATAGGGGTCAAGGTGGGCCCGAGCATGGACCCAGAGGCGCTCATCCGCCTGATCGACATCCTCAACCCCGGCAACGACCCAGGGCGCCTGAACCTGATCGTGCGCATGGGCGCGGGCAAGGTCGGGGACCATTTGCCGGGGCTGATCCGCACGGTCGAGCGCGAGGGTCGCAAGGTGCTATGGAGTTCGGACCCGATGCACGGCAATACCATCAAGGCCAGCAGCGGCTACAAGACCCGCGACTTCGCCCAGATCCTGGACGAGGTGAAGCAGTTCTTCCAGGTGCACCAGGCCGAAGGCAGCCATGCGGGCGGTATTCATATCGAGATGACCGGGCAGAACGTCACCGAATGCATCGGTGGGGCTCGCCCGATCACCGAGGATGCCCTGTCGGATCGCTACCATACCCACTGCGACCCGCGAATGAACGCCGACCAGTCGCTGGAATTGGCGTTCCTGATCGCTGAAACATTGAAACAGGTGCGGCGCTAA
- a CDS encoding spermidine synthase, whose translation MVAQRQERLLARVEDAFGVISVYEVDDYRFLEFGDAIEQSCVFTADPSWLEYDYTRAMLVGALCHEQPESALFLGLGAGTLTQACMKFLPLEDIEAIELRPDVPRLAMEYLGLDDDPRLYVRIGDAVQLLPTAETTDLLFVDLYTDHGPGVGHLAWNFLEGCQQRLNPGGWLVINQWATDEGKPLGAALLRGLYHRHYWELPVKEGNVIVLVPADLEQTLDMAGLRARAEALAPRLGYSLEGLIKEIRPAS comes from the coding sequence ATGGTGGCGCAACGGCAGGAACGGTTGCTGGCACGCGTGGAGGACGCCTTTGGCGTCATCAGCGTGTACGAGGTGGATGATTACCGTTTCCTCGAATTCGGCGACGCCATCGAGCAGAGCTGCGTGTTCACGGCGGACCCCAGCTGGCTGGAGTACGACTACACCCGCGCCATGCTGGTAGGGGCGCTCTGCCATGAGCAGCCGGAAAGTGCGCTGTTCCTGGGGCTGGGCGCCGGAACCCTGACCCAGGCGTGCATGAAGTTTCTGCCCCTCGAAGACATCGAGGCCATCGAGCTGCGCCCGGATGTGCCACGTCTGGCCATGGAGTACCTTGGCCTGGATGATGACCCACGGCTATATGTGCGCATTGGTGATGCTGTCCAATTGCTGCCGACTGCGGAAACGACCGACTTGTTGTTCGTCGACCTTTATACCGACCATGGGCCGGGCGTCGGGCATCTGGCTTGGAATTTTCTTGAGGGCTGCCAGCAACGCCTCAACCCCGGCGGCTGGCTGGTGATCAATCAGTGGGCGACCGACGAGGGCAAGCCCCTTGGGGCGGCATTGCTGCGCGGGTTGTACCACCGCCATTACTGGGAGTTGCCGGTCAAGGAGGGCAACGTGATCGTGCTGGTGCCAGCCGATCTGGAGCAGACCCTGGACATGGCGGGGCTGCGGGCACGGGCCGAGGCGCTGGCACCACGCCTGGGGTATAGCCTTGAAGGGTTGATCAAGGAAATTCGCCCGGCCAGTTGA
- a CDS encoding DODA-type extradiol aromatic ring-opening family dioxygenase, translating into MLPSLFISHGSPMLALQPGASGPALARLAQQLPTPRAIVVVSAHWESRDLAVTSGARPDTWHDFAGFPAALYAVQYPAPGDPDLARRICERLQAAGLPAHPDAERPFDHGAWVPLSLMYPQAQIPLVQVSLPSHLGPTVQVRIGQALAGLREEGVLLIGSGSITHNLGELDWQAGPDKMAPWALAFRNWVVEKLQIDDSQALLDYRAQAPFAVRNHPSDEHLLPLFFALGAGGAFGVVHQGFALGALGMDIYRFD; encoded by the coding sequence ATGCTGCCCAGCTTGTTCATCTCCCACGGCTCACCCATGTTGGCATTGCAACCCGGCGCTAGCGGGCCTGCACTGGCGCGCTTGGCCCAACAGCTGCCTACGCCACGTGCGATTGTCGTGGTATCGGCCCACTGGGAAAGCCGCGATCTGGCGGTAACGAGCGGCGCAAGGCCGGACACCTGGCATGACTTTGCTGGCTTTCCTGCAGCGCTGTACGCCGTGCAGTACCCAGCACCGGGCGATCCGGACCTGGCGCGACGTATCTGTGAGCGTTTGCAGGCGGCCGGGCTACCCGCTCACCCAGACGCCGAGCGGCCATTCGATCATGGCGCCTGGGTACCGTTATCGCTGATGTATCCGCAGGCACAGATCCCGCTGGTGCAGGTGTCCTTGCCCAGCCATTTGGGCCCCACGGTGCAGGTACGCATTGGCCAGGCCCTGGCCGGGCTGCGCGAAGAGGGTGTCCTGCTGATTGGCTCTGGCAGCATCACGCATAATCTTGGAGAACTGGACTGGCAGGCTGGGCCAGACAAGATGGCACCGTGGGCGCTGGCCTTCAGGAACTGGGTGGTTGAGAAATTGCAGATCGACGACTCCCAGGCCCTGCTCGACTACAGGGCGCAGGCGCCGTTTGCAGTGCGCAACCATCCAAGCGATGAGCATCTGCTGCCGCTGTTCTTCGCCCTAGGCGCGGGCGGGGCTTTTGGTGTGGTGCACCAAGGCTTTGCCTTGGGTGCGCTGGGGATGGATATCTACCGATTCGATTAG
- a CDS encoding thiopurine S-methyltransferase, whose translation MEPAFWQQRWADNQIGFHQAQVNPYLQAYWPGLHLAANSKVLVPLCGKSLDVRWLAGQGHRVMGVELSRRAVEDFFREQGLEAQVSHTGAFEVWRHGPIELWCGDFFALSRSDVGDCTALYDRAALIALPSAMREQYVRALAVLLPAGSQGLVVTLDYDQALVAGPPFSVSDDALRQGFAGWQVDELEAVQVIEQSPKFVQAGASSLWERVYRVSR comes from the coding sequence ATGGAACCTGCATTCTGGCAGCAGCGGTGGGCCGACAATCAGATTGGCTTTCATCAAGCCCAGGTTAACCCCTACCTGCAGGCCTATTGGCCTGGCTTGCATCTGGCAGCCAACAGCAAGGTCCTAGTGCCCTTGTGTGGCAAGAGTTTGGACGTACGGTGGCTGGCCGGGCAGGGGCACCGCGTGATGGGGGTCGAGTTGTCTCGTCGGGCAGTGGAAGATTTCTTCCGTGAACAGGGGCTTGAGGCACAGGTTTCACACACAGGTGCATTCGAAGTCTGGCGCCATGGGCCGATAGAGCTGTGGTGCGGCGACTTTTTTGCGTTGTCGCGCAGCGACGTGGGTGACTGTACTGCGCTCTACGACCGAGCGGCCTTGATCGCCTTGCCCTCGGCAATGCGGGAGCAGTATGTCCGAGCGCTAGCGGTTCTGTTGCCTGCCGGCAGCCAGGGGTTGGTGGTGACCTTGGACTATGACCAGGCGCTGGTGGCCGGGCCGCCGTTTTCGGTGAGCGACGACGCGTTGCGGCAAGGGTTCGCCGGCTGGCAAGTGGATGAGCTCGAGGCGGTGCAGGTGATCGAGCAGAGCCCGAAGTTCGTGCAGGCGGGAGCCTCGAGCTTGTGGGAGAGGGTCTATCGGGTCAGCCGTTGA
- the htpX gene encoding protease HtpX, which produces MMRILLFVATNLAVVLVASITLSLFGFNGFMAANGVDLDLGSLLVFCAVFGFAGSLVSLFISKWMAKMSTGTQIISQPRTRHEQWLLQTVEELSREAGIKMPEVGIFPAYEANAFATGWNRNDALVAVSQGLLERFSPDEVRAVLAHEIGHVANGDMVTLALVQGVVNTFVMFFARIIGNFVDKVIFKNEEGQGIAYYVATIVAELILGILASIIVMWFSRRREYRADEAGARLAGTSAMIGALQRLRVEQGLPVHMPDTLKAFGINGGLKQGLAGLLMSHPPLEDRIDALRRRG; this is translated from the coding sequence ATGATGCGCATTCTGTTGTTTGTGGCCACCAACCTTGCGGTGGTGCTGGTTGCAAGCATTACCCTGAGCCTGTTCGGTTTCAACGGGTTCATGGCGGCCAACGGGGTCGACCTCGACCTTGGCAGCCTGCTCGTGTTCTGTGCGGTGTTCGGTTTCGCCGGCTCGCTGGTTTCGCTGTTCATCTCCAAGTGGATGGCGAAGATGAGCACCGGCACCCAGATCATCAGCCAGCCGCGTACCCGTCATGAGCAGTGGCTGCTGCAAACGGTCGAGGAGTTGTCCCGCGAGGCTGGCATCAAGATGCCGGAAGTGGGTATTTTCCCGGCCTATGAAGCCAACGCCTTCGCCACCGGCTGGAACCGTAACGATGCGCTGGTAGCGGTCTCTCAGGGCCTGCTGGAGCGTTTCTCGCCCGATGAAGTGCGCGCGGTGCTGGCGCACGAGATCGGCCACGTTGCCAACGGCGACATGGTCACCCTGGCGCTGGTCCAGGGCGTGGTGAACACCTTCGTGATGTTCTTCGCCCGGATCATCGGCAACTTTGTCGACAAGGTCATCTTCAAGAACGAGGAAGGCCAGGGTATCGCCTACTACGTCGCGACCATCGTGGCCGAACTGATTCTGGGCATTCTGGCCAGCATCATCGTCATGTGGTTCTCGCGCCGCCGCGAGTATCGCGCAGACGAAGCCGGCGCTCGCCTGGCTGGCACATCGGCCATGATCGGCGCCCTGCAGCGCCTGCGTGTGGAGCAGGGCCTGCCGGTCCACATGCCCGATACGCTCAAGGCCTTTGGCATCAATGGCGGCCTCAAGCAGGGCCTGGCCGGCCTGCTGATGAGCCACCCGCCGCTGGAAGACCGCATCGACGCCCTGCGCCGCCGCGGTTGA
- a CDS encoding pyridoxal phosphate-dependent aminotransferase: MQFSKSNKLANVCYDIRGPVLKHAKRLEEEGHRILKLNIGNPAPFGFEAPDEILQDVIRNLPTAQGYSDSKGLFSARKAVMQYCQQKGIEGVGIEDIYLGNGVSELIVMSMQALLNNGDEVLIPAPDYPLWTAAVSLAGGKPVHYLCDEQADWFPDLEDIKAKITPNTKALVIINPNNPTGAVYSKELLRGMLELARQHNLVVFSDEIYDKILYDEAVHISTASLAPDLLCLTFNGLSKSYRVAGFRSGWLIISGPKHHALSYIEGIDMLANMRLCANVPAQHAIQTALGGYQSINDLVLPPGRLLEQRNRTYELLNDIPGVSCVKPMGALYAFPRIDPKVCPILNDEKFALDLLLSEKLLIVQGTAFNWPWPDHFRVVTLPRVDDLEAAIGRIGNFLRTYSQ; the protein is encoded by the coding sequence ATGCAGTTCAGCAAATCGAACAAGCTCGCCAATGTGTGCTACGACATTCGCGGCCCTGTGCTCAAGCACGCCAAGCGCCTGGAAGAGGAAGGCCACCGCATCCTCAAGCTGAACATCGGCAACCCGGCGCCGTTCGGTTTCGAGGCGCCCGATGAAATTCTGCAGGACGTGATCCGCAACCTGCCTACCGCGCAGGGCTACAGCGATTCCAAAGGCCTGTTCAGCGCACGCAAGGCGGTGATGCAGTACTGCCAGCAAAAGGGCATCGAAGGCGTCGGCATCGAAGACATCTACCTGGGCAACGGCGTGTCCGAGTTGATCGTCATGTCGATGCAGGCCCTGCTGAACAACGGTGACGAGGTGCTCATCCCCGCCCCCGACTACCCCCTGTGGACGGCAGCCGTAAGCCTGGCCGGTGGTAAACCGGTGCACTACCTGTGCGACGAGCAAGCCGACTGGTTCCCGGACCTGGAGGACATCAAGGCCAAGATCACCCCCAACACCAAGGCACTGGTCATCATCAACCCCAACAACCCAACGGGCGCGGTCTACTCCAAGGAGCTGTTGCGGGGCATGCTGGAACTGGCTCGCCAGCACAACCTGGTGGTGTTCTCAGACGAAATCTACGACAAGATTCTTTATGACGAGGCGGTGCATATCAGCACGGCCTCCCTGGCACCGGACCTGCTGTGCCTGACCTTCAACGGCCTGTCCAAGTCCTACCGCGTGGCAGGCTTTCGCTCCGGCTGGCTGATCATTTCCGGGCCCAAGCACCATGCCCTGAGCTACATCGAAGGCATCGACATGCTGGCCAACATGCGCTTGTGCGCCAACGTACCGGCCCAGCACGCCATTCAGACAGCACTGGGTGGCTACCAGAGCATCAACGACCTGGTGCTGCCGCCAGGGCGCTTGCTGGAGCAGCGCAACCGCACCTATGAACTGCTTAACGACATCCCTGGCGTGAGCTGCGTCAAGCCCATGGGCGCGCTGTATGCGTTCCCGAGGATCGACCCGAAGGTCTGCCCGATCCTCAACGACGAGAAATTTGCCTTGGACCTGCTGCTGTCCGAGAAGCTGCTCATCGTCCAGGGCACTGCGTTCAATTGGCCTTGGCCGGACCATTTCCGTGTGGTGACACTGCCCCGCGTAGATGACCTGGAAGCAGCCATCGGACGAATCGGCAATTTCCTCAGGACCTATTCGCAGTAA
- the msrB gene encoding peptide-methionine (R)-S-oxide reductase MsrB, translated as MQKIEKTLEQWRSMLDPEQYQVCRLKGTERPFSGKYNSERRDGIYHCICCGLALFDAQTKFDSGCGWPSFYAPIEDSAMIEIRDTSHGMIRTEVICACCDAHLGHVFPDGPPPTGLRYCINSVCIDLRPRD; from the coding sequence ATGCAAAAGATCGAGAAAACCCTGGAACAGTGGCGGTCGATGCTCGACCCCGAGCAGTACCAGGTGTGCCGTCTCAAAGGCACTGAACGCCCGTTCAGCGGCAAGTACAACAGCGAGCGCCGCGACGGTATCTATCACTGCATCTGCTGCGGGCTGGCGCTGTTCGATGCCCAGACCAAGTTCGATTCGGGCTGTGGTTGGCCAAGCTTCTACGCCCCCATCGAGGACAGCGCGATGATCGAGATCCGCGACACGTCCCACGGCATGATCCGTACGGAGGTGATCTGTGCCTGCTGCGATGCTCACCTGGGCCACGTGTTTCCCGACGGGCCGCCACCGACCGGGCTGCGCTACTGCATCAACTCGGTGTGCATCGACTTGCGCCCCCGTGACTGA
- a CDS encoding glutathione peroxidase — protein MAASLLDIPCVTITGEHKKLGDFPGKAVLVVNTASQCGFTPQYAGLEQLWQRYRDRGLMVLGFPCNQFGKQEPGEARDIAQFCQRNFGVSFALFRKVEVNGPGTHPLFAELKQRAPGILGSQKIKWNFTKFLLDPVSGQVVRYAPTTKPQALEADIERLLSR, from the coding sequence ATGGCCGCATCGCTGCTGGATATTCCCTGTGTCACCATTACAGGCGAGCACAAGAAGCTGGGCGACTTCCCAGGCAAGGCCGTGCTGGTGGTCAACACCGCCAGCCAGTGCGGTTTCACGCCGCAATACGCCGGGTTGGAACAGCTGTGGCAGAGGTACCGTGATCGGGGGCTGATGGTGCTGGGCTTTCCCTGCAACCAGTTCGGCAAGCAGGAGCCGGGTGAGGCGCGTGATATCGCGCAGTTCTGCCAGCGCAATTTCGGCGTGAGCTTTGCGCTGTTTCGCAAGGTGGAGGTCAACGGCCCAGGTACCCATCCCTTGTTCGCCGAGCTCAAACAGCGGGCGCCCGGCATTCTGGGTAGCCAGAAGATCAAGTGGAATTTCACCAAGTTCCTGCTCGACCCAGTCAGCGGCCAGGTGGTGCGTTATGCGCCGACCACCAAGCCGCAGGCATTGGAGGCGGACATCGAGCGCCTGCTCAGCCGCTGA